The window cttccttctctcctccttcttcttcttccttctcccttcttcttcctccttcttcttcttctttttttctattctttttttaaaaaaaaattccaccgCTCGAAGAAATCTagaattttccagaaatctgaaaaatttctagatttctggaaatctggaaattttccaaatttcaggaaatctggaaattttccaaatttcaggaaatctggaaattttccagatttctggaaatcaTTTTTGTACAATTCATATCCAGAATTAGTCTTTGCCACCAAATCCAATCCTCAATCTCCTGAACCACCATCGCCGCCGCCACCGGCCGAGCCCATCCCAGACCCTGACCTTGTTCCGAGTAGCGTCGCCAATCTCATTGATGGTAATTTTACAATCACTCCTTTCtcctttattttaatttgagaaTGAGAAATTTGAATCTCACCTCTTCATCTGTTTTTTTACTATTGGGGAAATGATTATGTTCATGGAAGGTTGGAGATTTTGATTCAAAGTTCAAAGCCTTCACTTTTGCAGAATTGAGAACTGCAACATCTAATTTTAGAAGGGATAGGGAGCTAGGTAGGGGAGGTTTTGGTGGTGTCTATAAGGGCTggattccagaaatctggaattttccagaaattctggaatatttccagaaattctggaaaattctggaattctggaatttttcagaattctagaaaatttcagaattctggaaattaaaaaaaaaagaaaaaaagatgaagaaaaaaagaagaagagagagagaggaagaagaagaaaaaagaagaagaagaaggaagaagaagaaggaggaggagagaagagatgatgaaggagaaggaagaagaagagggaggagagagaagaagaaggatgagagagaaaagagaaaaaaataaaaaaaaataaaaaaaaatttgattttcccgttttacccttgtgccacgtcagcaaattaacggtgttgagcccatttccgtttttcgggtaacggcgcaaaccacagtcctttttttttataataacaaaccacaatggtttttttggaacaacatcaaaccacaggggttttttttttgaatttacccaaaaaaaaccACAAGTTCGCGTTTGTAAAAAGTGTaaaccacatgcatttttttttttttacttatcccttaactttctctctcataaaaaaaaaacaatacatAAATGACATCATACCTAAAacgttgaagaattaaagttgcttaaaatatttaaCTCTTGACAATTTTCATTTCAAGGTCGTTATCGACCAAATTCTGGTAAGTGaactcaaatgcaaaattttacaaaccacagGATttcgtttgcaaaaaaaaaaaaaaaacccacaagTACTGGTCTGTAAATCGGCTAAACCACATATAGTTATTTctaattaaccctaaaatataaaaatatattttgccATTGTAATCTAttatttttttgggtaaatttttcaaataaaacctctgtggtttcactaattttcagataaatgactgtgatttacttttttttttcaaagtaaggACTGATGTTTTCAACTTTATCAAAATAAAGAcattttcgattgatactattaaaatcacccttcaCGACTTTAAAAATGACATGTTTTAAGAACtattaatattctaagcaactttaattcttcaacttttttattttgagattatttagatgatgtttggtgaagggagagaaagttaatgtttagagagagagtttcaaaaaagatgattttcaaaaatcgaaaatgtagttccataacaaatatgacattgaacaactttaattcttgaaaattttcattttcaggtcgttaaatatggttttaataacattaattcaagtgtgaaacctcaatcctcgttttgacaaaaagtaaaccacagtcctttatctgaaaattagtgaaaccacatgggttttatttgaaatttacccttatttttttacatgtttctgaaaaaataattttgataaatattttttgaaaacattaaattgaaaaaatagGATAAAAgccaaatttaaccataacatttcaagcgaagtgcagatttagcttTAATGTATAAAATAGTTCAAATTTAATCGTAACATTTCCAAGTATGATCAAATTTAgccatatattattaaaattttgaaaaaacagtgttgactgttatttaactatcacatTGAGCTTTTGAACAAGTTTGGGACAAATTGAAGTAATTCTATAcatttttagttatttttttgtaactataatAATAACAcggtaaatattttagacagtttgacaaaaaaaaaaaacttatgattaacttatatgtagcagatttcgcttttagcattttaatagaatttttgtaattttgttagtaatacactagacattttaaacataattgatatttgaaaggcctaaagtgacagttaaactagttttttctaattttcaataATATAGAGATAAAATTCATCTTGCTTAGAAACATTAAAGTTGAATTTGTACTATTTCATATGTTAAGAGTAAATCTGCATGTTTTAAAAACGTTAGATTTAAATTATATCTTTATCCGAAAATAGTTTCtcaaaagggttaaggtgtaaaaatacctctaacattttgggtcagaagcaattttacccctagtgTTGATagtttgggtcaatttgagaaataattcatcaaactgtctgctcggtcatgaatattgtcatctacatttcacacgtacgtcattttatcagtaacaaatcacaaacatatgttgggatgtgaaaaaataaaaaaaatatagtgtcttttgtacgaattagacaaaaaaaaattcaaaaaattcaccgaatttataaatattaatctccaattctattattaaattacaaaaaacatgaaatcttttttttagaacgaattgatatgctaTTGTGCAAAATAAGGAATAAGAATATCTGTGAAATTGATcaaaattatcaacgttagggctAAAATTGCTATTAGCTACAAACATTAggataaaattacacaattttaaacgttaggggtaaaattgttaggcaaaaagcatcattaggcccctgatctttcattttttggttaattaagcccttgatcttttatttagatacattaagcccatgatcatttattttttgtctcattaagccatttatgataaaaaaaaattaattttgaacataaaattcggttaacagactgttattcattgtacctgcattcgaaatttgtattttttcactgtttgaatGCAGTTTTAGATGTGTAATGTGACTGtaaaaaaactgtaaaaatcctaattcaaactgtaaaaaatatattttttaataatttcaaatacagatgaagttaataacgtatttttaacagaattaaatgtttaaaacttactaatttggtcataaaTGGCTTAGTGAaacgaaaaataaatgatcagtggtttaatgtatccaaataaaagatgaaGGGTTTAATGaatcaaaaaatgaaagatcatgacctaatgatgctttttgccaaattgttattgacccaaaacgttaggttttttttttcacctaCCCTTCTCAAAATACATCATCTTAGTCATTATTGGGCTCCAAAAGGGCTAATAATTGGGCTTGGAATGAAAAAGGGTTGAACTTGAACCGAAACACGCTCCTAGGGGTATTATTGGGAAACGTGAAAGTTCCAAGTTTGAATTTCAAATTAGGGTTTCCGTTGAGTAACGGGCGGGAATTCCCCCAAATAGAAACCCCCAATATACATTCGAATCCTAATCACTTTCAATTCATTCAACTGTTGAGAAGAGAGCAAGCGGAAATGGAGAAATCAGCATCAACAATGTCAGTAATGGAGGCTTTTGAAAAACTAGAGAAGGTTGGGGAAGGAACATACGGGAAGGTTTACAGAGCCAGAGAGAGGGCAACCGGTATGGTCGTAGCTCTCAAGAAGACTCGTCTTCATGAAGACGATGAAGGAGTCCCTCCGACCACTCTCCGTGAGATCTCTATCTTGCGTATGCTTTCTAGGGATCCTCATATCGTCAGGTATGGACATTTCTTTCAATTTCATCCTTGATTTGTTACCGCTCTTCAGTGATTCTGGTTTGAAATTAATCAATTGTTTTTCCCGATTTTGATTTCTACGGGATTCGATAATTCTGTCTCATCTATGGCAATTATAGATCTTGTTTCAATTACCAGTTATCTGTTTTGTCTCAATGAAATTGAACTTTTTGGTAATGCAATTGGGAGTGAGTTAAGTTAAGCATTTGCCAATTGATTTCTTCCAGTGTTAATTTTGTTGTTTCTTAATCCGTAGATTGATGGATGTTAAACAAGGCCAGAACAAAGAAGGAAAGACAGTACTGTACCTGGTTTTTGAGTACATGGACACTGATCTGAAGAAATTTATCCGATCTTTCAAACAAACTGGAGAGTTTATTCCTGTTAACATTGTTAAGGTGAATAATCCTTCTTCCTGTGATTCATAAGCAatgattttgttttttgatcATTCACAGATTGTATGCATGAATCATTATGCAGACTTTGATGTTCCAACTGTGCAAGGGGGTTGCTTTTTGCCATGGTCATGGCATCTTACACAGGTTCTTTTTCTAATAAAATTTATCATCATCTCACCaaatattttacttttaacagaatcaaaaaaaaattctctgtTAATCCTTTTTTTCTTCGGCTGTTTCTACTCAGGGACCTTAAGCCTCACAACCTGTTGATGGACAGAAAGACGATGATGCTTAAGATTGCTGATCTTGGATTAGCTCGAGCATTTACTCTTCCTATAAAGAAGTATACTCATGAGGTAATATATGCTTGTGGTATAGGTGCTTTTCACTTTTGTAAATGTTTTCTAGGCGTTTATTTCATTGCAGAATAATTGGAATTCATTTATGTTTCAGATATTGACCTTGTGGTATAGGGCTCCTGAAGTCCTTTTGGGGGCTACCCATTACTCAACTGCGGTGGATATGTGGTCTGTCGGTTGTATCTTTGGTACAGACTTTCTTCCTTCAATTGACCAATATAGTTGCTAACTGGCTATGTATATGGAAATAGAAATTGatttttgttacaaaaaaaaaacaatatttgtCAAAAATATAGAAAACGGAAACTTGGTAacatgtaaataataaaaatagggGTGAAGTACTAAAATGACTTAAGGTTATTGGAGAAGTGTGAATTTGACCCCTACTTACAAAGTACTATCAATTTAATCCTAATATTTATATAATGATGCCAATAAAAACTTAGCCTTTCTGAGGTAATTAGACGAGGCTATAATTAACCATTTCGTAAAAGTTGGAGTTAAATGAGGTTTATTTGATATGTTAGAGTCAAATTGACACTTCCGTTGTTTTGATACCTTGTTTCATAAAAACAAAAACGTATATAGAtctatgaatttttagaattatAAGAATGCATGCTTAGTTCTTTTATAtacgtttaaaaaaatacaaaatacatACAAGtcacataattaaaaaataagtgaggattttttattttgaaagcCTGTGGAATTTAATAATAAACAATATGATTAGTGCTAATTCACTTCTATAAACACATTATATCCTATGAATCAAGTTTCCAATTTATTTAAACTAGAGAAACATGACCTCTTTCATACAAGTTTCAAAGAGTTTCGCTTTATATAGAAACTTGAAACACTTTAAAATTAAAGTTTCCATGAAACATAGCTAACTGGTATCTTTATTATCCAACTTGTAGCTGAACTAGTTACAAAGCAAGCTCTATTCCCTGGGGATTCTGAATTGCAACAGCTTCTGCATATTTTCAGGTCCTTTCTGCAATATTTATAAAATGGAATAACTTTATGGCTTGAAACTTGGCCATTTGTTTATTTGTGTCTTTTTTCATACTTGAATGCAGGTTGCTAGGTACCCCAAATGAGGAAATGTGGCCAGGAGTTAGTAAACTGCTCAACTGGCATGAATATCCCCAATGGAGCCGCAAGGGTCTGTTAACAGTAGTTCCGAATTTGGAAGAAGCCGGATTGGACCTATTAGCGGTAAGTTCTTGTCCGACGAACCCGAGTTCATATTCTTATTGGTTTGGTCACTTTGTAATAACATATACTTGTTTTAAATGTCCTGCAGCAAATGTTACAATATGATCCTTCAAAGCGCATATCTGCCAAAAAGGCTATGGAGCATCCTTACTTTGAGCATCTGAACAAGGCGGTACACATGATCAACGTTATGCCAGCGTAATTAGTAGCCCGAATTCTGTATCGAAATGTATTTGCTTCCCTCAAGCATCTGTGGCTATGTAtccactgtttttttttttttttttttctcaggATTAGTTTAAGTTTGCAACAGAAATTCAAACATGACTTGTTGCTAATTCCGGATCTCGTTTTATCGATATTATTGTTATGACAACGCAACGATTTCTTGTCCGAAACGAATGAATTGATTTGTTGTATGTGTGTTACAAAAGTAGTGTGTGATTGAAAAAAGTTATAGCAGAAACTAAGCTACTAGCCACATGAAGAATGTAGACCAAAGTGTAAGCGAAACTGAAGCCAATGCATAGGCCCAGAGCATGATTACAGAACACTCTGTCTCACCGGCTCCAAACAATTGTGTTATGACTCCTGTCAAACATATAATGTGCGGGTTAAGTCAGCAAATGACGTAATTGCGTTGGTTTTTTTGATTGATATGGCACGTATAATACCTATATTCATAGCAGGTGGAACTGCAAACTGAAGCAGTAGAATGAATTGATACAAGGGATCATCTGGAATAAAGCCTAAATATAATGCTGCTTTGACAATTACAATGCCGATCAGCGGAAGGGCGATATAACGAGTAAGTACGATACCAAATAGCATCGATTTGTGCATTCCGGAACCTTGCAAACCTGAAAGATAATTCAACCAATGTGAACTTTCACCTTTGAACCACAATTAGTATATGCAATAAGGCAGTGGACTTGGCACACCTTTCAGCAGGTTTGCGCCTAATATCAATGTGAGAGTCGGGATGGCTCCGTCTCTGCAATGAAAGATACGAATTAGCTTAAACATTATCGTCAAGTTTCACGAAACATGACAGATCATACATACCCCAACAAGGACGCGGTATCTTGAATTAGATGAAGAGGACCATCTCCAATCATTGCATTCCGAATGAACGGAGTGAGTCCAATTACGAAACCAACAATCTGCGAAATAGATAGAATTCGCATTAGAATATCCGTTTTACAACTATGCGAAATAGACCACAAGCAACTCATTATAGTTCATACCGCTCCAATGGTTGAAGGTGCAAATATTAACTTCCAATTAATATGTCCAAGCTTTGACATAAACGTCTGTTTATTGCTCGAATCTACTATCTGTAACGACACATGAAACATGAAACATCGATCAATCAACGCGAATGTTAGTTGGCTTGAGCAAAAGGTTAAGAGTGAACAACCTCCTCGGGTTTGGCATCTTTAATGCCAAGCCTCGGACTTTGAGAATGCAGCAATGATTTGGTGAAATTTCCCTCTTCAGCGGCGGAGACTTCTCTTGCAGCAGGTTCATCGTCGTTACTGTCAGTAGCCGATGACCGCACGATATTGTACACGTAAGTCCATAGATAAATTGCCCCTacctaaaaaaaaaacaaacaatataTGAACATTAAGGCAAAATATATGATTGAATTACTACAACTTGAtacatgaaaaaaaattaagtaccgCCATTGAGAGCGAAATATAAGCCAATCCGTACGATTGGCAAGCATCAGGAGCTCCGAACGGACTTCCTTTTTCTTTACAAACAGCCGGGATCATTATAAGAAACATGTTCCCCATATTTCCTGCAGCGAAACGTGTAAAACTCTCGAAATTCAATCAGCAGCGGAGTGGTGGAAAACTGAAACTGCGAAGGGTACTACTACTTACCAGCAGCGCAACAACCGACAATGAGGCCACGTAAACGGGTGGGAGGTCTCGTGAGGTGGACGAGTATCCAGCCGAGTGCTGAACCAATGATGAATGTGATGAGGATATTCACTGGCATGAACCACCTATCCTACCACAGTTTCCATACATCAGAACATTGATTTGGTAAACTATATAACATTGAACATATACCGAAATCGACTCACATCTTTACAATGCTCTCGTAAGTGACGGTTTCAGCGAGTTTCGAGGCAATAAGAGCCGGATTGAACACGTAAAACACAACCTGATATCAAAATTCAGAAATGGTTTAGCTATCCAGGATTgaaaaacataacataatatctatgttgcacggaaactcttcttcactAGCGTTTCCGCATTTTGTGTCTGTTTATGTTACTGTTTCCTAGctagtttttgggttgggtttgagtTTACTCTTTTCAACATGAACACGAAAATGACACGAtacgaacacgactcgaacacgaaaTTGCCAGGTCTAACACAACTTAACATCTATGTTGCACAGAAACTCTTTCTTCACTAGCGTTTCCGCGTTTTGTGTCTGTTTACGTTACTGTTTCCTAGCTATATTTTTTTCAGAATCCTggtttccgtttccgtttctgcttccgtgcaacatagcttaACATTATAAATCGAATCGAATTAAAAGGAAACATTACATTATTTACATGCCTCCGAGCATCGTCCTTCAAGATATCGACACGATCAAGCGCGAGAAAAGTCCCGAGTGCAGTTATCAGCAACACTTTCAAGACTGGAATTGTTGCAGCAATCAAGAGATCCAAAAGCCCCATTTTGTTGTTTTATCAAATAAGAAAATGATCTTCACCTCCTGAAACCTCGAAAACCGCGAAAACTGCGAAAACCGAGTTTAAACTGTTACATCAGTTGATCAGAAGAACAAAATTATGTCAAAATCATATCTTTTTTACATGAATATAGTGTTGATCTTTGTGAAGTTGAATTGAAGAGATCTGTCTGAGATTTAGGTGCCATATTTGAGACCAAATTTTGCCACATCAGCAGCAAAGCAACCAATAAAAACATATGGATGTGAAtgtgatttattttctatttttagaaGAAATGTGATCCTTTTTTTTAGTTAGTCAATTTAAgctttttctttgttaatatcatCACATCTAATTAAAATTTCAAGAGCTAAACCAATTTGAATTAAAAGATTAAGCTATGCTTTTAATGTTAGCCGAAGCAAGACAGGCCAACGGGGCCAAAGAAACCTTGATCTGGCGAGAAAAAGACCCGCTGAAACCTTAGGATAGTAAAAAATAAGCTTAATGTAACTTCGGTTTGACCTAGATCCGCCCAGCAGCACCAAAACGTCCCAAGTGTTGACTCGttactatgttgcacggaaactcatCTTCGCTAGTGCGCCCATGCCTCCCGAACCTGGGCTAAGGCCCTTTCGTTGCAAAGAGAGACGGAAAGAAGGATATGAATTTCTTCCATGCCATGCTATTTGATGCAAACCCTTCGGTTAGACTGAAGTTACAATAATACTTTTAATTAAATCAggtttcaaaattaattttttgtgGCGGAAAAGTTCAACTTCTCTCTCTAACGTTTTGCGCAGCTTCTTCTCCCGCCAAAAATCACAGCGGCCAAAAACCGCTTCTAATTAATGCTTTTTATTCTCGAAAAAAAAGCTAATTTATATTCGAGAATCGGAATTTGTTATTGAGTGTCTGAAGTTCCTGCCAAGTCTTCTTTTTGTATCAGGCTCGTTCTTCTATTAGGAGTTTGGCTTCGGGGGAAGTCCTCCATGATATGGAGTCTCTGACCTAGCCGTATGGGGTTTCCCTTGATGGGAAGCGTTCCATGGAAGTCTTCGGCAGATCTGAAGGCCCGTTTTTTGACATGGGTGTCGTGGTGTCTGATCTAAGCGTCCTTCTAATGTCACATGTCTTGACTCATTTCTTATGATATCACATGTCCCCCCCTTCTCTTCTGAACTCTCTCAGGATTCAATAGAATGGAAACGAAGAAAGGCCGTCAGTTTCGGTCTTGTTCCTTCGTATGGATTCCAACTTATTTATTAGCACGTGTCATATGGGCTTTCTCGAAAATTGTTTTTTGTTCGTCTGGCACGCGTTATCCAGGCGACAT of the Euphorbia lathyris chromosome 7, ddEupLath1.1, whole genome shotgun sequence genome contains:
- the LOC136200972 gene encoding protein PIN-LIKES 1-like; protein product: MGLLDLLIAATIPVLKVLLITALGTFLALDRVDILKDDARRHVNNVVFYVFNPALIASKLAETVTYESIVKMWFMPVNILITFIIGSALGWILVHLTRPPTRLRGLIVGCCAAGNMGNMFLIMIPAVCKEKGSPFGAPDACQSYGLAYISLSMAVGAIYLWTYVYNIVRSSATDSNDDEPAAREVSAAEEGNFTKSLLHSQSPRLGIKDAKPEEIVDSSNKQTFMSKLGHINWKLIFAPSTIGAIVGFVIGLTPFIRNAMIGDGPLHLIQDTASLLGDGAIPTLTLILGANLLKGLQGSGMHKSMLFGIVLTRYIALPLIGIVIVKAALYLGFIPDDPLYQFILLLQFAVPPAMNIGVITQLFGAGETECSVIMLWAYALASVSLTLWSTFFMWLVA
- the LOC136200973 gene encoding cyclin-dependent kinase B2-2-like, which gives rise to MEKSASTMSVMEAFEKLEKVGEGTYGKVYRARERATGMVVALKKTRLHEDDEGVPPTTLREISILRMLSRDPHIVRLMDVKQGQNKEGKTVLYLVFEYMDTDLKKFIRSFKQTGEFIPVNIVKTLMFQLCKGVAFCHGHGILHRDLKPHNLLMDRKTMMLKIADLGLARAFTLPIKKYTHEILTLWYRAPEVLLGATHYSTAVDMWSVGCIFAELVTKQALFPGDSELQQLLHIFRLLGTPNEEMWPGVSKLLNWHEYPQWSRKGLLTVVPNLEEAGLDLLAQMLQYDPSKRISAKKAMEHPYFEHLNKAVHMINVMPA